The genomic segment GCCCCGGGACCGGCGAGACCGCTGCCCGACCGGCTCGTGGTCGTCCTCGGCGTCGGCGCGGGTGCCATCGGGGGCATCTACGGCATCGGCGGCGGTTCCCTGCTGGGCCCGATCCTGGCCGGTCGCGGTATCCCGATGGCCCAGCTCGCTCCGGCCGTTCTGACCTCCACGTTCCTGACGTCCGTCGTGGGGGCGGCCGGCTACGGCGTTCTGGCCCTGATCACGACCGGCGACATCGCGCCGGACTGGCGGCTCGGGCTGCTCTGCGGCGCGGGTGGGCTCGTCGGCGGTTATCTCGGCGCCCACCTGCAACCGCACCTGCCCGAGCGGGCGCTGCGGTTCCTGCTCGGCGGCCTGGCCGCCGCCCTGGCCGTGCTCTACATCGTCCAGGCCCTCACCTGACATGTTGCGTCGATATCTTTTGTCCCTGCTCAGGAAAAACATCCAAGATTCTTTGAGTTGCGTCGATTTGCCTCGCATGGGGACTTCGGGTCCGGGTACCCGCCGCACCCGACGAAGGGATACCACAATGTTGATGCGACGTCTGGCGGTCCTGATCGCCGCCACCGGGCTGTTCGCCCTGTCCGGGACGGCCGCCCTGGCCGCACCCTCCGACCAGGACGCCACCTATCTCAAGGCGGCCCACCAGTCCAACCTGGCCGAGATCGCGGGTGGCAAGATCGCCCAGCAGAAGGGCACCACGGAGCAGGTCAAGAATCTGGGCGCGCGATTCATCGCCGACCACACCAAGCTCGACGCGGCCCTGCGCCAGACCGCCGAGGGTCTCGGTGTCGACCTGCCGTCGGCGCCCAACTCGGAGCAGCAGGCGCTGGCCGAGCGTTACCAGGCCGCGTCGGGTGACGACTTCGACGCCCTGTACGTCTCCACCCAGATGGACGCCCACATGAAGGCGATGAGCCTGGGCCGCACCGAGATCGCCGACGGCAGCGACGCCCGGGCGAAGAAGGTGGCGCAGGACGCCGCGCCGGTGATCGCGTCGCACCACGACGCGCTGAACGCGGCGGCCCGGGCCGTGGGCGTGCCGAGCGGGGTCGACAGCGGCACCGGCGGCACCGCCGACAACGGCGGGCTGAGCACGGCCGCGATCGGTCTGATCGGGATCGGCGCCCTGCTCGTCGTCGCGGCCGGACTGCTGCTGGTGCGGCGCCGGACCGTACGGGCATGACGATGCGCGATGCCGGTCGGCGGGTGGCGGGCCTGGCCGCGCTGGTGGTGGGCCTGACCGCGCTGGCGATCGGCGTCGCGACGCTGCACGAGCCCGGGAGGGTCCCCACGTCCGCGGGGGCCCTTCCGGGCGTCTCGCCGTCCTCGGCGGTTCCGGGCGCGGTGCCGTCCTCGGCGGTTCCGGGCGTCTCGCCCTCATCGGCAGTTCCGGGCGTCTCCTTCTCATCGGCGGCGACGCGGGCGGCACCGCCGAAGCCCGCCGGGCCCGTCCCCGAGATGCCCGGCCGCGTCGTGATCCCCGGCCTGAAGGTCGACGCCCCGGTCGATCCGGCCGGCGTGGAGCGCGGCGGCGAACTGCGGATCCCCGCCGACCCGGCCCGGCTGGGCTGGTGGATCGGGTCGGCCCGGCCCGGCGTGTCGCGCGGCACGGTCCTGATCGCCGGTCACGTCGACACGGCCGAGGACGGGCGGGGCGCGCTCTACTCGTTGGAGACCCTGCCCATGGGCGCCCGCATCGAGGTGCGGGCGGGCCGCACCACGTACGAGTACCGGGCCGTGGCCCGGCGCAGCTTCGTCAAGCGGCAGCTGCCCGCCGACGTGTTCAGCACCGCCACGTCACCGCGGCTGGTGCTGATCACGTGCGGCGGGGACTTCCGCGACGGGTCGTACTCGCACAATGTGCTGGTCTACGCCGAGCCGGTCAGCCGCCGGTGATCGACCAGTGCCACGGCTCCGAGGGCAGGTTGATGAACCCGTACGCCCTGGCGTGGGTCACCAGCCACTTGTAGCCGGTGCTGCTGCGGGTCAGGGTCCTGCCGTTCTGGCTGATGTCGACGGCCATGCCCAGCTCGTGCAGCGACCGGCCCGGGATGGCCGTCGGCACCCGGCACGAGGAGGACGGCGCGGTCCACACGTCGGGGCAGCCGTTGGACTTGCGCAGCTCGATCTGGCGCTCCTTGGTGCGGAAGCCGCCGCCGGAGAGCACGATGCCGTTGGCCCGGGCGTCGTCGAGCATCCGCCGGAAGGCGTACGCGACGCTGCGGTGCACGGTGATGCCGTTGACCTGCACGGTGTCGGCGACCACGAAGCCGGCCCGGGACTGTGTGACCACGTCCCGGCTGAGCGCCGAGGCCTGGGTGGCCAGCGAGTAGGCGGTCGGCAGCTGGGCCAGCTTCTGCTGGCTGAGCGTGACCGCGGCCGCGGCGGCGTCCCGGTTCGCGATGGCGGTGCCGAGCGTCGCGGTGGCCGTACGGGCATTGGTCCTGGCAGTGGTCAGCGCGGCGGCGGCCTGCTTGGCCTCGGCCTGACGCGTGGTCAGCGTCTTGGTCGCGGCGACCACCGCGTTCTTGGCCTTGGTGACGGCGGCTTTGTTGCGCGGCTTCTTGTTCGCCTTGGTCAGGTTCTGCTTGGCGGTGGTCAGGGCCGTCTGCGCGGCGGTGACCCGGGTCCTGGCGGTGGTGTCGGCGGTGGTGGCCGTGGTCAGGGCGGACTCGGCCACGATGCCGGCGTTGGTGGCGTTGGTGACCTCGCCGGCCCGGGTCACGACGGTGGCTTTCTGGGTGGCGATGGCGGCCTGCATCGTCGCGGCCGTCTGCTGGCGGGTCAGGCTGCGGTACATCAGCGTGTTCCAGGTCTGGGCCACCGCGGGCGGGGCGGCCTCGGCCGGCGCGGGCGCCGCGAGGGCGGTCAGGCCGAGGGCCAGCGCCGCGATCGGGAGGGTGATGGCCCGGCGGGCTCGGCGGATCGTCGGATCCGGTCGGAGTTCCTGTCGTGTCGTCACCCCGAAGAGACTCCGGGGCGGCGGTAGCTACGCCGTGCCCTGCGGGGTGCGGCCCGGTTGCGTCAGCGCGCGGGCCGCCTCGACCGCGCGGGCGACGAGGTCGTCGACCGGCACCGAGCGGCTGTCGAAGAAGCCCTCGCAATAGAGCGTCACGTAGCCCTGGGCGACGGCGATCGTGGCCTCCACCTGCCGGAACGCCTCGGTGTGGGTGGGGCCGGGGGCCAGCTCGAGCAGCGTGGAGATCAGGGCCCGGGTGTGTTCGCGGCGCTCGTCGTCCGGGACGGCGTACAGCTCGGCGGCGAAGATGACCGGGAAACCGGCGCCGGTACGGACGACGGAACGCACATAGGCCCCGGCCACCGCGAGCAGCCCGCCCGCCGGGTCGGCCAGGATGGCGGCCCGCAGATCCCGCGCGGCCACGGCCGACACCGCGCTCAGCAGGTGGGCCCGGTCGGGAAAGTGCCGGTACGGGGCGGCGGAGCTCACCCCGAGCCGGCGCGCGACCGCGGCCACCGAGAACTTGGCCAGGCCACCCTCGGCCAGCAGCTCGAAGCTGGCCGCGAGCAGCGCCGACCGGAGATCGCCGTGGTGGTACGACACGCCGCCCTCCCCGCTTGCGCCCGTGTTAGAGGGCTCTTACATTAACAAGCGATAGCCCTCTTCCATCAAGCGCCGCCCGTGGAGGACCTGTGACCATCCGGCTCGGATATCAGATTCCGAACTTCAGCTATCCCGGCGTCCCCGACGAGGACCTGTTCGGCACGGTCGTTGCACAGGCGCGCGAGGCCGAGGCCGCCGGTTTCGACACGGTGCTGGTGATGGACCACTTCTACCAACTGCCCGGCATCGGCTCGCCCGACCAGCCGATGCTGGAGTCGTACACCACGCTGGGCGCCCTGTCCGGGGCGACCTCCACGGTTCAGCTGTCAACACTGGTCACCGGCAACACGTATCGCAACCCGGCGATGCTGGCCAAGACCGTGACGACGCTCGACGTGGTCTCCAAGGGCCGGGCCGTGCTCGGCATCGGCGCCGGCTGGTTCGAGCGCGAGCACCACGACCTGGGCTACGAGTTCGGCACGTTCACCGAGCGGTTCGAGCGGCTCGGCGAGGCCCTGGCCATCATCGCCCCGATGCTCAAGGGCGAGGCGGCCACGTTCGAGGGGAAGTGGTACGTGGCCCGGGGCGCCATGAACAACCCGCGCGTGCGCCCGACCATCCCGATCATGCTGGGCGGCTCGGGTGAGCAGAAGACGTTCCGGCTGGCCGCGCGGTTCGCCGACCACATGAACATCATCTGCGACCTGGCCGACCTGCCCCGCAAGATCTCGGTCCTGCGGCAGCGCTGCGAGGAGATCGGCCGCGACCCGGCCACCCTGGCCACCAGCTTCCTGATCATGGGCATGGTCGGCGAGACCGAGCGGGAGGCCGAGGAACTGGGCCGGACGATCCCCGAGGACCGCCGCAACCGGGCCTTCCTGGGCACGCCCGACCAGGTGGCCGAGCAGATCCAGGAGAGAATCCTGGACGCCGGCGTCGACGGCATCTGCATCAACCTGATCCGCAACGGCCACCGCCCCGGCGTGGTCAGCGCGGTCGGCGCGGCGCTCCGGCCGCTGGTGAAGTAGTCATCCGGGCGACGGCACCGCCCGCAGGGCGAAATCGACCGTGGCATGCAGCGCGGCCCGATCGGCGCCGGCCGCGGCGTGCACGGCGTTGCCCTCGCTGACGGTCATGACGTAGCGCGCCAGGGCGATCGGGTCCGTTCCCGCGGGCAGGTCGCCCTCGTCGTGGGCGCGCCGCAGCCGGTCGGCCAGCGCCTCCTCCCCTGCGCGGCGGCTGCCGGCCAGGAAGCCCGCGACGGTGCCGTCGTCGCTGCCGAACGCGAGCCCGCCCTGGATCGACAGGCATCCCGCGGGCCGGTCGGGACGGGTCAGCGCGTCCGCGTTGGCCCGCAGGAACGTTTCGATCACCCCGTACGCGGTGGGTTGCCCGAGGGCCTCGCGCGCGTACGCCATGTCCTGCTCGGCGTAGCGCTTGACCGCCATCCGGAACAGTTCTTCCTTGTTGCCGAACGTGGCGTACATGCTCGGCCGGTTGATGCCCATGGCGCCGGTCAGATCCGACAGCGACGCCGCCTCGTAGCCGTGCCGCCAGAACACCTCGATGGCCCGGTCGAGTGCCACTTCCGCGTCGAACTTGCGGGGCCGCCCGCGCTCACCCATTCCCGCCTCCCACCGTGACGAAGCCTACTTTACCAAGGAGTACAAAAATGCGGCCGGGGTGGTAGCGTCCCATTTACATACCGAGCGATACAAAAAAGGGATGCAGTCATGGGACAGCTCGACGACAAGACCGCCCTCGTCACCGGCGCCACCTCCGGGATCGGCCTGGCCGCTGCCCGCCGGCTGGCCGCGGAGGGCGCGCACGTGTTCCTCACCGGTCGGCGCCAGGACGCGCTGGACGAGGCGGTGGCCGGAATCGGCGCGAACGCGACGGGCGTACGGGCCGACGTGTCGGACCTGGACGACCTGGACCGCGTCGCCGCGGCCGTCGGCGCGCGCGGCCGGGGCCTCGACGTGCTCTTCGCGAACGCCGGCGGGGGCGGGTTCGCCGCGCTGCCCGACATCACCTGGCAGCAGTACGCCGACACGTTCAGCACCAACGTGGCCGGCACCCTGTTCACCGTGCAGAAGGCACTGCCGCTGCTCAACCGGGGCTCGTCGGTGATCCTGACCGGCTCCAACATCGACGTCAAGGGCGCGGCCGCGTTCAGCGTCTACGCCGCCAGCAAGGCCGCGCTGCGCTCCTTCGCCCGCAGCTGGGCGGCCGAGCTGGTCGACCGGGGCATCCGGGTCAACACCGTCGCGCCCGGCCCGATCGCCACCCCCGGGCTGAGCGGCCT from the Paractinoplanes abujensis genome contains:
- a CDS encoding M15 family metallopeptidase → MTTRQELRPDPTIRRARRAITLPIAALALGLTALAAPAPAEAAPPAVAQTWNTLMYRSLTRQQTAATMQAAIATQKATVVTRAGEVTNATNAGIVAESALTTATTADTTARTRVTAAQTALTTAKQNLTKANKKPRNKAAVTKAKNAVVAATKTLTTRQAEAKQAAAALTTARTNARTATATLGTAIANRDAAAAAVTLSQQKLAQLPTAYSLATQASALSRDVVTQSRAGFVVADTVQVNGITVHRSVAYAFRRMLDDARANGIVLSGGGFRTKERQIELRKSNGCPDVWTAPSSSCRVPTAIPGRSLHELGMAVDISQNGRTLTRSSTGYKWLVTHARAYGFINLPSEPWHWSITGG
- a CDS encoding SDR family oxidoreductase, whose protein sequence is MGQLDDKTALVTGATSGIGLAAARRLAAEGAHVFLTGRRQDALDEAVAGIGANATGVRADVSDLDDLDRVAAAVGARGRGLDVLFANAGGGGFAALPDITWQQYADTFSTNVAGTLFTVQKALPLLNRGSSVILTGSNIDVKGAAAFSVYAASKAALRSFARSWAAELVDRGIRVNTVAPGPIATPGLSGLAPDPEAAEQLLKGLAAGVPMNRLGTPDEIAGVVLFLASPASSYMTGAQIYADGGASQV
- a CDS encoding LLM class F420-dependent oxidoreductase; this encodes MTIRLGYQIPNFSYPGVPDEDLFGTVVAQAREAEAAGFDTVLVMDHFYQLPGIGSPDQPMLESYTTLGALSGATSTVQLSTLVTGNTYRNPAMLAKTVTTLDVVSKGRAVLGIGAGWFEREHHDLGYEFGTFTERFERLGEALAIIAPMLKGEAATFEGKWYVARGAMNNPRVRPTIPIMLGGSGEQKTFRLAARFADHMNIICDLADLPRKISVLRQRCEEIGRDPATLATSFLIMGMVGETEREAEELGRTIPEDRRNRAFLGTPDQVAEQIQERILDAGVDGICINLIRNGHRPGVVSAVGAALRPLVK
- a CDS encoding sulfite exporter TauE/SafE family protein → MISGLLAFAAGLLIATVTTPVGVSGAVFLLPVQLSVLHVPSPAVTPTNLLFNVVAGPGALLRFRRTGGRAGPLTRLLLIGTVPGVLLGAIIRVFAVPGPRVFRLVVAAVLLPLGVWLCLRAARPAAAPGPARPLPDRLVVVLGVGAGAIGGIYGIGGGSLLGPILAGRGIPMAQLAPAVLTSTFLTSVVGAAGYGVLALITTGDIAPDWRLGLLCGAGGLVGGYLGAHLQPHLPERALRFLLGGLAAALAVLYIVQALT
- a CDS encoding TetR/AcrR family transcriptional regulator, whose product is MSYHHGDLRSALLAASFELLAEGGLAKFSVAAVARRLGVSSAAPYRHFPDRAHLLSAVSAVAARDLRAAILADPAGGLLAVAGAYVRSVVRTGAGFPVIFAAELYAVPDDERREHTRALISTLLELAPGPTHTEAFRQVEATIAVAQGYVTLYCEGFFDSRSVPVDDLVARAVEAARALTQPGRTPQGTA
- a CDS encoding class F sortase: MTMRDAGRRVAGLAALVVGLTALAIGVATLHEPGRVPTSAGALPGVSPSSAVPGAVPSSAVPGVSPSSAVPGVSFSSAATRAAPPKPAGPVPEMPGRVVIPGLKVDAPVDPAGVERGGELRIPADPARLGWWIGSARPGVSRGTVLIAGHVDTAEDGRGALYSLETLPMGARIEVRAGRTTYEYRAVARRSFVKRQLPADVFSTATSPRLVLITCGGDFRDGSYSHNVLVYAEPVSRR
- a CDS encoding TetR/AcrR family transcriptional regulator, whose amino-acid sequence is MGERGRPRKFDAEVALDRAIEVFWRHGYEAASLSDLTGAMGINRPSMYATFGNKEELFRMAVKRYAEQDMAYAREALGQPTAYGVIETFLRANADALTRPDRPAGCLSIQGGLAFGSDDGTVAGFLAGSRRAGEEALADRLRRAHDEGDLPAGTDPIALARYVMTVSEGNAVHAAAGADRAALHATVDFALRAVPSPG
- a CDS encoding DUF4142 domain-containing protein, which codes for MLMRRLAVLIAATGLFALSGTAALAAPSDQDATYLKAAHQSNLAEIAGGKIAQQKGTTEQVKNLGARFIADHTKLDAALRQTAEGLGVDLPSAPNSEQQALAERYQAASGDDFDALYVSTQMDAHMKAMSLGRTEIADGSDARAKKVAQDAAPVIASHHDALNAAARAVGVPSGVDSGTGGTADNGGLSTAAIGLIGIGALLVVAAGLLLVRRRTVRA